From a region of the Streptomyces sp. B21-083 genome:
- a CDS encoding PaaI family thioesterase, with protein MTMTPDEADNILSTGFAPWVLDLGPAVEEPDERRALLRLPWSTRLARKGGALSGQALMAAADTSTVIAVSAARDAFVPMTTVQKSTTFQRAATGSHVPLAAVLTKIGRRTTFADIALTDAGSGELSARASTVYALLG; from the coding sequence ATGACGATGACGCCCGACGAAGCAGACAACATCCTTTCCACCGGCTTCGCCCCTTGGGTGCTCGATCTCGGCCCGGCGGTCGAGGAACCGGACGAGCGTCGCGCGCTGCTGCGACTGCCCTGGTCAACCCGGTTGGCGCGGAAGGGCGGCGCACTGTCGGGGCAGGCTCTGATGGCCGCCGCGGACACCTCGACCGTGATCGCGGTGTCGGCTGCGCGCGACGCCTTCGTCCCCATGACGACGGTCCAGAAGTCCACGACTTTTCAGCGCGCGGCGACCGGATCCCATGTCCCGCTCGCGGCGGTCCTCACGAAGATCGGCCGCCGGACGACCTTCGCCGACATCGCGCTGACCGACGCCGGATCCGGTGAACTCTCGGCCCGCGCGAGCACGGTGTACGCCCTCCTGGGCTGA